CAGTTATGAGCATAGCTCACAAAATCTTTTTCGAACACATAGGGGAAATGAAAAGCGAGATATGTAAAAAAATCACGCCAGTACAATTGCCTGATAAAGTCAGTCATGTTGTTTTGCAAAGCTCTCCAGTACACTTCTCTTATTGATACAGTCCCAAATTTCAGATGTGGAGATAGATTTGAAGTTTTGTTCAATGCCGGATAATCTTTAAAAACAGCATAATCTTTTAACACGTCTAGTCTTTCAACCAGCCTCAGACCGTTAAATCTTGTTGCATCAAAATCTGATTCTAAACGATCAAGGGATACCTGCGAGAATTTTGACAGATCCAGCTGACCAGAAAAATAATTTTCAGAATAATTGTAAAACCCCGGATTTCGTACAGAGTGATTCAAAGCTTCTCTGTAAAACTGAGAGAATACCCGGTACGGGTTCTGTTGCTTGGTCAGTATCGAGCGTGGCTCTGTCAGTAAATAATCTGCACATTTTATTAGCGCTATGCTCTTTTCGTTCAGGTTTTTAGCCATGTTTAGATCTCTGGTAATTGAAAAAGGCGTATAATCCTCATTAACATATACGGCATCTGCCTGATTTAAAGCTGCAAATTTAGGTATTTCTTGCTCTGCAATACCTTTTATGATCCACAGTGTTGACCCTTTTTTATTTATGTGTGTTTTCAGATCTTTTAATGCTCCGAACATGAACCGGAGCGAATTTTCGCTTATATACTCATTATTTTCTAGCTGTC
This genomic stretch from Thermoplasmata archaeon harbors:
- a CDS encoding deoxyribodipyrimidine photo-lyase; translated protein: MKKFNTSIFVFRRDLRIEDNTGLTEALQTSNNVILLFVMDPRQLENNEYISENSLRFMFGALKDLKTHINKKGSTLWIIKGIAEQEIPKFAALNQADAVYVNEDYTPFSITRDLNMAKNLNEKSIALIKCADYLLTEPRSILTKQQNPYRVFSQFYREALNHSVRNPGFYNYSENYFSGQLDLSKFSQVSLDRLESDFDATRFNGLRLVERLDVLKDYAVFKDYPALNKTSNLSPHLKFGTVSIREVYWRALQNNMTDFIRQLYWRDFFTYLAFHFPYVFEKDFVSYAHNWSHDPVKFRNWTEGRTGVPIVDAGMRQLNTESFIHNRVRLIVASYLVKDLGIDWRMGEKYFASKLKDYDPSLNNGNWQWVAGTGADPRTRYRKLNPWIQQKKYDPDCTYIKKYVEELRNYDCKNIMNNDKILKNIYIE